The DNA segment TTCCAGCACATAGAGCATGCCCAGCAAAGCCTCGGGGCTCTCCTCCACGTCCGGCTCCTCCACCATCGGCTGCGGGTTGACGCCCAGGTTTTGAAGGTCCTGCGCGATCAGATCTGAAAACAGCTCGGGGCTCCAGCTATCACAATGCGGCGGCCAGCCTGCCGATGTGAGCTTTCGCTCGACAGCCTCGCGGAATGCGCAGATGCCCCGCAGATAGCTTTTGTATGAATCCGCGCTATCAAAGGAGCCGACCATCTGGTCGAGCGAGGCGTGGGCTTGCGACGTCGTTTCGCGCAACTGGGCTCGGCGGGACCGATCTGGCATTAAATTTTTCCGGGCATATAAATTGACGGGTAGGATTATCGACTGGCGATTAACGCAGGAATATTTAAAAGGTTCCAGACGGCTGTAAATATTTTTTCGGCGGAAATTTGCATGATCAAGGCTGTTCCCAGCCATCAATCGCACTGTGACTTCCAGCTTTAATGGCCGTGATGCGTGCACTGGGCGTGATCGGCGAGAACCTCGATCACCCGGCACTGATCGACCCGGCCATGGCCGCACCCCTCCACCATCATTTCCAGCTCGGCCTTCAGCGCCATCAGGCTGCGGATACGCTGTTCCACCTCGATGAGTCTTGCTTTGGCGATGGCATCGGCGGACGCGCAGGATTGCAGGGGATTGTCCTGCAGGCTGAGAAGCGTGCGGATGGCCTCCACCTCGAAACCGAGTTCGCGGGCATGGCGGATGAAGGTCAGGCGATTGAGGTCGGATTGCTCGTAGGAGCGCTGATTGCCCTCGCTGCGGCTTGGCTCACGCAAGAGGCCGATGCCTTCATAATAGCGGATAGTCGGCACCTTGACGCCGCTTTTTCGCGCCGCCTCGCCAATACTGATATTTTTCATCTATTTTCCTCTTGCACCTCTAGTCACTAGAGGATGTAGGAAAGATGCCAGAGTTTGACAAGCACGCACACAGGAAGCGGACGATGGCAGAGGCAACACAGACACGATACCGGGTTGAGGGCATGGATTGCGCTTCCTGCGCATCCAAGATCGATACGGCAGTCCGGCGCATGCCGGGTGTCACCGACGTTTCGGTTTCGGTGACGGCGGGCACGATGACCGTGAAGCATGACGATGTCAGCGACCTCACGGCAATCGCCAAAAAAGTGACCGGCCTCGGCTACTCCGTCTCGCAGATCGCCGGCAAAACTGCGCCGGTTGCGGATACCAAGCAAGCCTGCTGCGGCCATGATCACGGCGATCAAAGCCATGACGGCCACGATCATTCCAAGCACGATCAGGCCAAGCACGATCATGCGGATCACGATCACAACGGCCACGACCATGCGGGTCACGATCATGCCAAGCCCGCCGCCAAAGACGCCGTCGAAGGCCTGCACGGGCATGACCATAGGCCAACAAACGGTCCGTGGTGGGCGAGCAAAAAGGGCAGGCTGACGATCCTTTCGGGTGCGGCGCTGGTCATCGCCTATGGCGTCGGCCATCTCGTGCCATCGATCGCATCCTACGCCTTTATCGTTGCCATGCTGATCGGGCTTATCCCGATTGCCCGGCGCGCCATCATGGCTGCGATGGCCGGAACGCCGTTTTCGATCGAGATGCTGATGACGATTGCGGCTATTGGCGCTGTCATCATCAATGCCGGCGAAGAGGCGGCAGCCGTGGTCTTTCTGTTCCTTGTCGGCGAGCTTCTGGAAGGCGTTGCCGCCGGAAAGGCACGTCAGAGCATTCAGTCGCTGGCGGCCCTGGTGCCGAAGGAGGCGCTGGTGGAGGAAAACGGCCAGACGCGGACGGTCCCTGCCGAAAGCCTGGCCGTCGGCGCCACCATTCTTATTCGTCCCGGCGACCGCATTTCCGCCGATGGCGTGATCCTGTCGGGCGAAAGCGCCATCGATGAGGCGCCGGTGACCGGCGAAAGCACGCCGGTGCGCAAGGGCGTCGATGAAAAGGTCTTCGCCGGCACAATCAACGGCGATGCAGCCCTGCGCGTCCGGGTGACGGCGACGGCCGCCGACAATACCATTGCCCGCGTCGTCAAGCTGGTCGAGGAAGCGCAGGAATCCAAGGCACCGACCGAGCGTTTCATCGACCGTTTCTCGCGCTATTACACGCCGGGCGTGGTCATCGTCGCAGCATTGGTCGCGATCATTCCGCCATTGTTTTTCGGCGGCCAATGGGGTGAATGGGTTTACAAGGGCCTTGCTATCCTGCTTATCGGCTGCCCCTGCGCCCTGGTGATCTCGACGCCGGCCGCCATTGCTGCCTCTTTGTCGGCCGGTGCCCGCCGTGGCCTGTTGCTCAAAGGCGGCGCTGTCCTGGAAACTCTGGGCACCATTACCGCCGTTGCGCTGGACAAGACTGGTACGCTGACGGAAGGCAAGCCCAAGGTCACGGATATCCTCGCCTTCGGCCATTCCGAAGCCGACGTGCTGATCTTTGCTGCCGCGCTTGAAACCGGCTCCAGCCATCCGCTCGCCAAGGCGATCCTGGAGCGCGCTGCAACAGACAAGGTCGCAGTTCCCGCTGTGTCCGATGCGAAGGCGCTGGGCGGCAAGGGGGTGACGGCGACGGTGGATGGCAAGGCGGTCTTTCTTGGCTCGCCGCAATCTGCCGGCGACCGCATCGCGCTGTCTGCCGACCAGACGGCCGCAATCACCGCGCTCAACGACGAGGGCAAGACCGTCTCGGTGCTGATCATCGGCGAGACCCTGGCCGGCGCGATCGCCATGCGCGACGAGCCACGTCCAGACGCCAAATCGGGGCTGAAAGCGCTGACGGATGCGGGTGTGAAGATCGTCATGCTGACCGGCGACAACACACGCACGGCGACCGCCATCGGCAAGCAGCTCGGCATCGAGGTGCGCGCCGAGCTGATGCCGGAAGACAAGCAGCGGATCGTCGGCGAATTGAAGCAGCAGGGATTTACCGTTGCCAAGGTCGGCGACGGGATCAATGACGCGCCGGCGCTGGCCGCGGCCGATATCGGCATCGCCATGGGCGGTGGCACCGATGTGGCGCTCGAAACCGCCGATGCCGCCGTGCTGCACGGCCGGGTCGGGGATGTCGCCGAGATGATCGACCTGTCGAAACGGACGATGTCCAACATCCGTCAGAACATCATCATCGCGCTGGGCCTGAAGGCGGTCTTCCTGGTCACCACCATTGCCGGCATCACCGGGCTGTGGCCGGCGATCCTCGCCGATACCGGCGCCACCGTGCTGGTGACGATCAATGCGCTGAGGCTGCTCGCACCCGTCAGCCGTGCCTGATATCCAAGGTTCCGGCCGCGTACTGCCGCCGGAACCTCAATCCCGTTTCGACACCATCGCCTTCAGGCGCTCGACATCGCCCGGCGCCAGGCCTTGCGGATCGGTCACCGCCATCCAGGCATCGACGTAATGTTCGGGCGCATAAACGTGGCCGTAGCCCATTGGCGAGGTC comes from the Pararhizobium qamdonense genome and includes:
- a CDS encoding heavy metal translocating P-type ATPase codes for the protein MAEATQTRYRVEGMDCASCASKIDTAVRRMPGVTDVSVSVTAGTMTVKHDDVSDLTAIAKKVTGLGYSVSQIAGKTAPVADTKQACCGHDHGDQSHDGHDHSKHDQAKHDHADHDHNGHDHAGHDHAKPAAKDAVEGLHGHDHRPTNGPWWASKKGRLTILSGAALVIAYGVGHLVPSIASYAFIVAMLIGLIPIARRAIMAAMAGTPFSIEMLMTIAAIGAVIINAGEEAAAVVFLFLVGELLEGVAAGKARQSIQSLAALVPKEALVEENGQTRTVPAESLAVGATILIRPGDRISADGVILSGESAIDEAPVTGESTPVRKGVDEKVFAGTINGDAALRVRVTATAADNTIARVVKLVEEAQESKAPTERFIDRFSRYYTPGVVIVAALVAIIPPLFFGGQWGEWVYKGLAILLIGCPCALVISTPAAIAASLSAGARRGLLLKGGAVLETLGTITAVALDKTGTLTEGKPKVTDILAFGHSEADVLIFAAALETGSSHPLAKAILERAATDKVAVPAVSDAKALGGKGVTATVDGKAVFLGSPQSAGDRIALSADQTAAITALNDEGKTVSVLIIGETLAGAIAMRDEPRPDAKSGLKALTDAGVKIVMLTGDNTRTATAIGKQLGIEVRAELMPEDKQRIVGELKQQGFTVAKVGDGINDAPALAAADIGIAMGGGTDVALETADAAVLHGRVGDVAEMIDLSKRTMSNIRQNIIIALGLKAVFLVTTIAGITGLWPAILADTGATVLVTINALRLLAPVSRA
- a CDS encoding MerR family transcriptional regulator, with amino-acid sequence MKNISIGEAARKSGVKVPTIRYYEGIGLLREPSRSEGNQRSYEQSDLNRLTFIRHARELGFEVEAIRTLLSLQDNPLQSCASADAIAKARLIEVEQRIRSLMALKAELEMMVEGCGHGRVDQCRVIEVLADHAQCTHHGH
- a CDS encoding biliverdin-producing heme oxygenase, translating into MPDRSRRAQLRETTSQAHASLDQMVGSFDSADSYKSYLRGICAFREAVERKLTSAGWPPHCDSWSPELFSDLIAQDLQNLGVNPQPMVEEPDVEESPEALLGMLYVLEGSALGARVLYKRAQTLGFDADFGARHLAVQSRRSDRWPAFLALLENADGIDMDRVADASRATFKAAEQAFRQASHEPA